From a region of the Elusimicrobiota bacterium genome:
- a CDS encoding IS607 family transposase has protein sequence MKAHEVLKLLRISRPTLTKYVKSGLIKIRVLPNGFYDYDKESVYKFLTKDINRQNYLYARVSTSKQKKDLENQIELLKQYCFSSGIQIHGIYSDIASGISFEKRKGFFELLDEVTNNKVNKVIITYKDRLSRVGFELFKYWFDKYNTEIHVISEVGNKKLDSQEIFEEIVSLLHSYSMKLYSSRKARKIKELIEEEE, from the coding sequence TTGAAAGCCCACGAAGTTTTAAAATTATTAAGAATATCAAGACCAACATTAACGAAGTATGTCAAAAGCGGATTAATTAAAATAAGAGTTCTTCCAAATGGCTTTTATGATTACGATAAAGAAAGTGTCTATAAATTTTTAACAAAAGACATTAATAGACAAAATTACCTCTATGCCCGTGTATCTACGTCAAAACAGAAGAAAGATTTAGAAAATCAAATAGAGTTGTTAAAACAGTATTGTTTTTCAAGTGGAATACAAATTCATGGTATTTATTCGGACATAGCCAGTGGAATTTCTTTTGAGAAAAGGAAAGGTTTTTTTGAGTTACTGGATGAAGTTACAAATAACAAAGTAAATAAAGTTATTATTACATATAAAGACAGATTAAGTCGTGTAGGATTTGAATTATTTAAATACTGGTTTGATAAATATAATACGGAAATACATGTAATATCAGAAGTTGGAAATAAGAAATTAGACAGTCAGGAAATATTTGAAGAGATAGTAAGTTTGTTACACTCCTATTCAATGAAATTATATAGTTCAAGAAAAGCCAGGA